From one Onychomys torridus chromosome 12, mOncTor1.1, whole genome shotgun sequence genomic stretch:
- the Gcsam gene encoding germinal center-associated signaling and motility protein isoform X1 encodes MGNCLQRKTGWKLDTQETHWNMRLQNAKQQTCSYFRCWSCCHIVEGCSCLPWKNISMFKVRQESPKQNEGMTSAPMQDNADQIYTEELCYILVDHKALRGRPSDRSAEGFYENVSSKAERHRESSRGVETEYSVLRFPSTPQPPPPADGEYELLVPSRLSFHARQQPRPLTASFETHFSHLQ; translated from the exons ATGGGGAACTGTCTGCAGAGGAAAACAGG GTGGAAGCTGGACACTCAGGAGACACATTGGAATATGAGACTTCAAAATGCCAAGCAGCAGACCTGCAG CTATTTCAGGTGCTGGAGTTGCTGTCATATCGTTGAAGGGTGCTCCTGCCTTCCTTG GAAAAACATAAGCATGTTTAAAGTCAGACAAGAGTCCCCAAAGCAAA ATGAAGGGATGACTTCAGCTCCTATGCAG GACAATGCTGACCAGATCTACACAGAGGAGTTATGCTACATCCTTGTTGATCACAAGGCCCTCCGGGGAAGGCCATCAGACCGCTCTGCCGAGGGGTTCTATGAGAACGTCTCTAGCAAGgctgagagacacagagagtcTTCAAGAGGAGTCGAGACGGAGTATTCAGTTCTCCGTTTCCCTTCCACCCCTCAGCCGCCACCTCCGGCGGACGGTGAATATGAACTTCTTGTGCCTAGCAGACTCTCCTTCCATGCCCGTCAGCAGCCACGGCCACTTACGGCCTCCTTTGAGACTCACTTTTCTCATCTACAGTGA
- the Gcsam gene encoding germinal center-associated signaling and motility protein isoform X2, with product MGNCLQRKTGYFRCWSCCHIVEGCSCLPWKNISMFKVRQESPKQNEGMTSAPMQDNADQIYTEELCYILVDHKALRGRPSDRSAEGFYENVSSKAERHRESSRGVETEYSVLRFPSTPQPPPPADGEYELLVPSRLSFHARQQPRPLTASFETHFSHLQ from the exons ATGGGGAACTGTCTGCAGAGGAAAACAGG CTATTTCAGGTGCTGGAGTTGCTGTCATATCGTTGAAGGGTGCTCCTGCCTTCCTTG GAAAAACATAAGCATGTTTAAAGTCAGACAAGAGTCCCCAAAGCAAA ATGAAGGGATGACTTCAGCTCCTATGCAG GACAATGCTGACCAGATCTACACAGAGGAGTTATGCTACATCCTTGTTGATCACAAGGCCCTCCGGGGAAGGCCATCAGACCGCTCTGCCGAGGGGTTCTATGAGAACGTCTCTAGCAAGgctgagagacacagagagtcTTCAAGAGGAGTCGAGACGGAGTATTCAGTTCTCCGTTTCCCTTCCACCCCTCAGCCGCCACCTCCGGCGGACGGTGAATATGAACTTCTTGTGCCTAGCAGACTCTCCTTCCATGCCCGTCAGCAGCCACGGCCACTTACGGCCTCCTTTGAGACTCACTTTTCTCATCTACAGTGA